Proteins encoded together in one Rhizobium bangladeshense window:
- a CDS encoding ABC transporter ATP-binding protein: MSKAAEIDIVSVSKVYGTTTAVHGISLKIPAGSYCCFLGPSGCGKTSTLRMIAGHESISSGDIRLGKTVVTDLPPARRGTAMMFQSYALFPHLDLVDNVAFSLKMKGVDKVERRAKALEMLKLMQMEPYANRRPAQLSGGQQQRVALARALITDPEALLLDEPLSALDPFLKIRMRAELKKLQKSLGITFVHVTHSQEEAMALADVMVIMNDGRIEQAAAPREVFEKPATAFVARFMGDHNVLTGRVTSSADGVLVMTVPEGQSFSVRGTGREVGEPVDIGVRTDRVRLQVATEWTLGFNGIVSNIEYRGSSVKITVLGAGSDDFTVISDDEDYFARPVSVGDAVSLSWALEDAVLLGRASA, translated from the coding sequence ATGTCGAAAGCGGCAGAGATCGATATAGTATCCGTTTCGAAGGTCTACGGAACGACCACGGCCGTGCACGGGATCAGCCTGAAGATTCCGGCCGGTTCCTATTGCTGTTTCCTCGGCCCGTCGGGCTGCGGCAAGACATCGACGCTGCGCATGATCGCTGGCCACGAGAGCATTTCTTCAGGAGACATCAGGCTCGGCAAAACGGTCGTCACCGATCTTCCGCCAGCCAGGCGCGGCACGGCGATGATGTTCCAGTCCTATGCGCTCTTCCCGCATCTCGACCTGGTCGACAATGTCGCCTTCAGCCTGAAAATGAAGGGCGTCGATAAGGTGGAGCGCCGCGCCAAGGCGCTCGAGATGCTGAAGCTGATGCAGATGGAGCCGTATGCCAACAGGCGTCCGGCCCAGCTTTCCGGCGGGCAGCAGCAGCGCGTGGCGCTCGCCCGCGCGCTGATCACCGATCCGGAGGCGCTGCTGCTCGACGAGCCGCTGTCCGCGCTCGACCCCTTCCTGAAGATTCGCATGCGCGCCGAACTCAAGAAGCTGCAGAAATCGCTCGGCATCACCTTCGTCCACGTCACCCACAGCCAGGAAGAGGCGATGGCGCTCGCCGACGTGATGGTTATCATGAACGATGGCCGGATCGAGCAGGCGGCGGCGCCGCGCGAGGTTTTCGAGAAGCCGGCAACCGCCTTCGTCGCGCGGTTCATGGGCGATCACAATGTGCTCACAGGCAGGGTGACGTCGAGCGCGGACGGCGTGCTCGTCATGACCGTGCCGGAGGGGCAGAGCTTTTCGGTGCGCGGGACGGGCAGGGAAGTCGGCGAGCCGGTCGACATCGGCGTCCGCACCGACCGCGTGCGTCTGCAGGTGGCAACCGAGTGGACGCTCGGGTTCAACGGCATCGTCTCCAACATTGAATATCGCGGCTCCTCGGTGAAGATCACCGTTCTCGGCGCCGGCAGCGACGACTTCACCGTCATTTCAGACGACGAAGACTATTTCGCCCGGCCGGTGTCGGTCGGCGACGCCGTCTCGCTCAGCTGGGCGCTCGAGGATGCCGTGCTTCTTGGCCGCGCCTCCGCATGA
- a CDS encoding aspartate/glutamate racemase family protein encodes MRILIVNPNTTASMTAKAAAAARAVAASGTEIIDATSSMGPVSIEGHYDGALAIPGLLFELKERQAAGYDAAVIACFDDTGLEAARSFADVPILGLCESAIATAGFLAQRFTVVTTLERSRVLIDNLVRRYGMGERAKVRASDIPVLELEDAASGAIGKLRAEIERALAEDGAEAIVLGCAGMTDLARQLHDIYGVPVIDGVAAAVKQAEALVSLGLSTSKRGSYASPLPKPFTGAMSGFSPVSRIG; translated from the coding sequence ATGCGCATCCTCATCGTTAATCCGAATACGACGGCCTCCATGACCGCGAAGGCTGCCGCCGCCGCGCGCGCGGTGGCTGCATCCGGCACGGAGATCATCGACGCTACCTCAAGCATGGGGCCTGTCTCCATCGAGGGACATTACGACGGGGCCTTGGCGATCCCCGGCCTGCTTTTCGAACTCAAGGAGCGGCAGGCGGCGGGTTATGACGCGGCTGTGATCGCCTGTTTCGACGATACCGGCCTCGAGGCGGCGCGAAGCTTCGCCGATGTGCCGATCCTCGGGCTTTGTGAATCGGCCATCGCGACAGCGGGCTTCCTCGCGCAGCGTTTCACCGTGGTGACGACGCTGGAGCGGTCGCGGGTGCTGATCGACAATCTCGTGCGCCGCTACGGTATGGGCGAGCGCGCCAAGGTGCGCGCCTCCGACATTCCGGTGCTGGAGCTAGAGGATGCGGCCTCGGGCGCAATCGGCAAGCTCAGGGCCGAGATCGAGCGGGCGCTTGCCGAAGACGGCGCCGAGGCGATTGTGCTCGGCTGCGCCGGCATGACCGATCTTGCGCGCCAACTGCACGATATCTACGGCGTGCCCGTCATTGACGGTGTGGCGGCGGCCGTCAAGCAGGCCGAGGCGCTGGTGTCGCTTGGGCTTTCCACCAGCAAGCGCGGCTCCTATGCCTCGCCGCTGCCAAAACCCTTCACCGGCGCGATGAGCGGTTTTTCGCCGGTGTCGAGGATCGGCTGA
- a CDS encoding flavin reductase family protein, with product MAVSFDFKQLSERERYKLMIGTIIPRPIALVTTVDEHGRINAAPFSFFNCLSADPPILAIGVENNADMSFKDTGHNIRMTEVFTVNIVSLAIAEAMHVCGAKYPRGVDELKEAGLTAVPGAKVASPFIAEAPAAFECRRHVTLELGRSRQIVMGEIVYAHYREGVVDTERLHVDPAAVDAIARLGGDICATIRDRFEMLTPKL from the coding sequence ATGGCCGTTTCCTTCGATTTCAAGCAGCTTTCGGAGCGCGAACGCTACAAGCTGATGATCGGCACGATCATCCCGCGGCCGATCGCGCTGGTGACGACGGTCGACGAACACGGCCGGATCAATGCGGCGCCCTTCAGCTTCTTCAATTGCCTGTCGGCCGATCCGCCGATCCTGGCGATCGGCGTCGAGAACAATGCCGACATGTCGTTTAAGGATACCGGCCACAATATCCGCATGACCGAGGTCTTCACGGTCAACATCGTCTCCCTGGCGATCGCCGAGGCAATGCATGTCTGCGGCGCTAAATATCCGCGCGGCGTCGACGAACTGAAGGAGGCGGGCCTGACAGCGGTCCCGGGCGCGAAGGTGGCGTCGCCCTTCATCGCCGAGGCGCCGGCCGCCTTCGAATGCAGGCGGCATGTGACGCTGGAGCTCGGCCGCTCACGGCAGATCGTCATGGGCGAGATCGTCTATGCGCATTACCGCGAGGGCGTCGTCGATACCGAGAGGCTACATGTCGATCCGGCGGCGGTCGATGCCATTGCGAGGCTCGGCGGCGATATCTGCGCTACCATCCGCGACCGCTTCGAGATGCTGACGCCGAAGCTCTGA
- a CDS encoding DUF4174 domain-containing protein: protein MLRSIVHEIIGTPRREPELPQSLEQFRDSKRVLIIFADALDDRAAIQDEWLRNAHMRLIEEEVEVFIIAGGGAFSLFDDGWELDADDIRERLQGPPHSEFELILIGRDGTVKLRSSEPRTVEEIFAALDKLPKKAS from the coding sequence ATGCTAAGATCCATCGTTCATGAAATCATCGGCACACCGCGACGTGAGCCGGAACTTCCACAATCGCTCGAGCAGTTTCGCGACAGCAAACGGGTGCTGATCATTTTCGCCGATGCGCTGGACGATCGCGCGGCAATCCAGGATGAATGGTTGCGGAACGCACATATGCGCCTCATCGAGGAAGAGGTCGAAGTCTTCATCATTGCCGGCGGCGGCGCTTTCTCGCTGTTCGACGACGGCTGGGAACTTGATGCGGACGATATTCGCGAACGGCTGCAGGGGCCGCCACACAGCGAGTTCGAGCTGATCCTGATCGGACGTGACGGCACAGTGAAGCTGCGCTCGAGCGAGCCGCGCACGGTGGAAGAAATTTTCGCCGCGCTGGACAAGCTGCCGAAGAAGGCATCGTGA
- a CDS encoding ABC transporter permease yields the protein MATIVSEQTDQASQPRRGRVLRLSPSAISYLQATPLIAILGFFFLLPIAMIAVVSFWDYDFAGLYPDFLTMNYTDTLGSWVTWKTYLNTLKFTAIVWALTLVIGFWVAYFLAFHIRRTSTQMILFLICTVPFMTSNIIRMISWIPVLGRNGLVNSALIEMGVIPQPIEWLLYSDFAVVLAMVHLYTLFMVTPIFNTLMRIDRSLFEAARDAGASGWQVLWNVIIPLAKPGMAIGTIFVVTLVMADFSTVQVMSGGQSASVALMMKNQMSLLQYPAAAANAVVLLAVVLLMVAAILRVVDIRKEL from the coding sequence ATGGCGACGATCGTTTCAGAGCAGACGGATCAGGCTTCGCAGCCTAGGCGTGGCCGCGTCTTGCGCCTCTCCCCCTCAGCCATCTCCTATCTCCAGGCGACGCCGCTGATCGCCATCCTAGGCTTCTTCTTCCTGCTGCCGATCGCCATGATCGCTGTCGTCAGTTTCTGGGATTACGATTTCGCCGGTCTCTATCCCGATTTCCTCACCATGAACTACACCGATACGCTCGGTTCATGGGTGACATGGAAGACCTATCTCAACACGCTGAAATTCACCGCCATCGTCTGGGCGCTGACGCTCGTCATCGGATTCTGGGTCGCCTATTTCCTGGCCTTCCACATCCGCAGGACCTCGACGCAGATGATCCTCTTCCTCATTTGCACCGTGCCCTTCATGACGTCGAACATCATTCGAATGATCTCCTGGATCCCAGTGCTCGGACGCAACGGCCTGGTCAATTCGGCGCTGATCGAGATGGGCGTCATTCCGCAGCCGATCGAGTGGCTGCTCTATTCCGATTTCGCCGTCGTGCTCGCCATGGTGCACCTGTACACGCTGTTCATGGTGACGCCGATCTTCAATACGCTGATGCGCATCGACCGGTCGCTGTTCGAGGCGGCCCGCGATGCCGGCGCATCCGGCTGGCAGGTGCTCTGGAACGTGATCATTCCGCTTGCCAAGCCCGGCATGGCAATCGGCACGATCTTCGTCGTCACGCTCGTGATGGCCGACTTTTCAACCGTGCAGGTGATGTCCGGCGGCCAGAGCGCCTCGGTGGCACTGATGATGAAGAACCAGATGTCGCTGTTGCAATATCCGGCCGCCGCCGCCAATGCCGTGGTGCTGCTTGCCGTCGTGCTGCTGATGGTCGCCGCCATCCTGCGTGTCGTCGACATCCGCAAGGAGCTTTGA
- a CDS encoding GntR family transcriptional regulator, whose amino-acid sequence MKSAAKAMQAEEVAETGAHQIRDAIREAIVERRLSPGTKLSENDVGNLFNVSRTLARAALQALSYEGLVRVEKNRGAFVAYPSPDEARQIFSARRLVEPGILREAAARITPDDIRNLRELLQEEGRLMSERGQTARRAEIKASGDFHLMLAEISGNAIMQRFMEELVARSSLVIALYGQSTASSCGHSEHGDIISAIEDNELDRACQLMLHHITHIESDLDLRERKSLGLKEAFEL is encoded by the coding sequence ATGAAATCCGCCGCAAAGGCCATGCAGGCCGAAGAAGTCGCCGAAACCGGCGCGCATCAGATCCGCGATGCCATTCGCGAGGCAATTGTCGAGCGCAGGCTTTCCCCAGGCACCAAGCTCTCCGAAAATGATGTCGGCAATCTTTTCAACGTCAGCCGGACGCTTGCCCGCGCGGCACTGCAGGCGCTCTCTTATGAAGGCCTGGTCAGGGTGGAGAAGAACCGCGGCGCCTTTGTCGCCTACCCCTCCCCTGATGAGGCCCGCCAGATCTTTTCCGCCCGGCGTCTCGTCGAGCCCGGCATATTGCGTGAGGCGGCGGCGCGGATCACGCCGGATGACATCAGGAATCTGCGAGAGCTTTTGCAGGAAGAAGGCCGCCTGATGAGCGAGCGTGGCCAGACAGCGCGGCGCGCCGAGATCAAGGCATCCGGCGATTTCCACCTGATGTTGGCTGAAATCTCGGGCAATGCCATCATGCAGCGTTTCATGGAGGAGCTCGTCGCCCGCTCATCCCTCGTCATCGCGCTCTACGGCCAATCGACGGCTTCGAGCTGCGGCCATTCCGAACATGGCGACATCATCTCGGCGATCGAAGACAACGAACTCGACCGCGCCTGCCAGCTGATGCTGCATCACATCACGCACATCGAGTCCGATCTCGACCTACGCGAACGCAAGAGCCTCGGCCTCAAGGAAGCCTTCGAACTTTGA
- a CDS encoding ABC transporter permease — translation MNHEKRGLQFYLLAIFFAVFVLFLYGPLSAILILSFQGPDGGLTFPMNGVSTHWFFNLFEKQAVGDFGASFRRSFTLGLMVMVVTVVVSLLAGLSFRRRFRGSTALFYATVASLVVPSIIISLGIGVVFQEGGLKPAWYSSAFGAHLTWTLPFGVLIMFAVFNRFSPAYEEAARDLGATSWQTFRHVVLPMIAPSLIGVGLFGFTLSYDEFARTLMTSGTYNTLPLEIYGMTTNVTTPVLYALGTVTTLFSFTIILIALGIMMMLGRWQAKID, via the coding sequence ATGAACCACGAAAAGCGCGGCCTCCAATTCTACCTGCTGGCGATCTTCTTCGCCGTCTTCGTGCTCTTCCTCTACGGCCCCCTCTCGGCGATCCTGATCCTCTCTTTCCAGGGGCCGGACGGCGGCCTGACCTTCCCGATGAACGGCGTTTCCACCCACTGGTTCTTCAACCTGTTCGAGAAGCAGGCGGTCGGTGATTTCGGCGCCTCATTCAGGCGCTCCTTCACCCTCGGGCTGATGGTGATGGTGGTGACCGTCGTCGTATCGCTGCTTGCCGGCCTTTCCTTCCGCCGCCGGTTCCGCGGCTCAACCGCCTTGTTTTACGCCACGGTCGCCAGCCTCGTCGTTCCCTCGATCATCATCTCGCTCGGCATCGGCGTCGTCTTCCAGGAGGGCGGGCTGAAGCCCGCCTGGTATTCCTCGGCCTTCGGCGCCCATCTGACCTGGACGCTGCCCTTCGGCGTGCTGATCATGTTTGCCGTCTTCAACCGCTTCTCCCCGGCCTATGAAGAGGCGGCGCGCGACCTTGGGGCCACGTCCTGGCAGACGTTCCGCCACGTGGTGCTGCCGATGATTGCGCCGAGCCTGATCGGCGTTGGTCTGTTCGGCTTCACGCTTTCCTATGACGAATTCGCCCGCACGCTAATGACGTCGGGCACCTACAATACGTTGCCGCTAGAAATCTACGGCATGACGACCAATGTCACGACGCCGGTGCTCTACGCGCTCGGCACGGTGACGACGCTATTTTCCTTCACCATCATTCTCATCGCGCTCGGCATCATGATGATGCTGGGGCGATGGCAGGCAAAGATAGACTGA
- a CDS encoding AGE family epimerase/isomerase translates to MAPATGNGTLGNWASRDYHRGWLLNQANGLFDFFQHNSINPRGGFYDLDDTGSPLDADGQVRGIHIAARAVHCFSIGALLGRPGAFDVVDHGMNYLWNHHRDRKNGGYFWSLDNNGPVDSNKQGYGHAFVLLAASSAKTIGHPLADGMLADITEILNTRFWEPRHGAIAEEFAADWQPLDGGAYRGQNSNMHLTEALMAAFEATGDRDYLTKAESIADLVIRRAAGSVDWRVAEHFDAEWNLDKDYYHPNEMFRPAGTTPGHWLEWARLILQLWALGGKQIEWMPDAAKALFAQSMALGWDNDKGGFFYTLDWDDRPAKRNKLWWPACEGAAAAHFLNEHLPSDFHEESYRKIWNVIERAFIDHRNGGWHEELTEDLVPSHSLFPGKGDIYHALQACLIPLFPATGSLTKGIAEAGGRL, encoded by the coding sequence ATGGCACCCGCAACCGGCAACGGCACGCTTGGAAACTGGGCAAGCCGCGACTACCATCGCGGCTGGCTGCTGAACCAGGCAAACGGCCTCTTCGATTTCTTCCAGCACAATTCGATCAATCCCAGGGGCGGCTTCTACGATCTTGACGACACCGGAAGTCCGCTCGACGCCGACGGCCAAGTGCGCGGCATCCATATCGCGGCTCGCGCGGTCCATTGCTTCTCGATCGGTGCCCTGCTCGGCCGTCCCGGCGCCTTCGACGTCGTCGACCACGGCATGAATTATCTCTGGAACCACCATCGCGACCGCAAGAACGGCGGCTATTTCTGGTCGCTCGACAATAACGGCCCGGTCGATTCCAACAAGCAGGGCTATGGCCACGCTTTCGTCCTGCTCGCCGCCTCTTCGGCAAAGACGATCGGCCATCCGCTTGCCGACGGCATGCTGGCCGATATCACCGAAATCCTGAACACCAGGTTCTGGGAACCGCGTCACGGCGCGATCGCCGAGGAATTCGCCGCTGACTGGCAGCCGCTCGACGGCGGCGCCTATCGCGGCCAGAATTCCAACATGCACCTGACAGAGGCGCTGATGGCGGCCTTCGAAGCCACCGGCGACAGGGATTACCTCACCAAGGCCGAAAGCATCGCCGATCTCGTCATCCGCCGTGCGGCCGGTTCGGTCGACTGGCGCGTCGCCGAGCACTTCGATGCCGAATGGAACCTCGATAAGGATTACTACCATCCGAATGAAATGTTCCGTCCGGCCGGCACGACACCCGGCCACTGGCTGGAATGGGCCCGCCTCATCCTGCAGCTCTGGGCGCTCGGCGGCAAGCAAATCGAATGGATGCCGGATGCGGCCAAGGCGCTTTTCGCCCAGTCGATGGCGCTCGGTTGGGACAATGACAAGGGCGGCTTCTTCTATACGCTCGATTGGGACGACAGGCCGGCCAAGCGCAACAAGCTGTGGTGGCCGGCCTGCGAGGGTGCGGCTGCCGCGCATTTCCTCAACGAGCATCTGCCGAGCGATTTCCACGAGGAAAGCTACCGCAAGATCTGGAACGTGATCGAACGCGCCTTCATCGACCATCGGAATGGCGGCTGGCATGAGGAACTGACGGAAGACCTCGTTCCCTCGCACTCGCTCTTCCCTGGCAAGGGCGACATTTATCATGCATTGCAGGCGTGTCTCATTCCACTCTTCCCGGCAACGGGCAGCCTGACGAAAGGCATCGCCGAGGCCGGCGGCAGGCTCTGA
- a CDS encoding heme-degrading domain-containing protein, translating to MTIEDDLSRIAEQEQALSFDAFDLTTAWQLGKLLQELGTERGLGIAIDVTLHSMPVFYAALPGVTPDNVNWVRRKRNMVLRYFRSSYASGLKLRKDGKTVEDNGLDGADYAPHGGSFPINVKGTGCIGAVTVSGLPQRDDHNLVVEALALMLAKDLDTLRLSAL from the coding sequence ATGACAATCGAAGACGATCTCAGCCGGATCGCAGAGCAGGAACAGGCGCTGAGCTTCGACGCCTTCGATCTCACCACGGCATGGCAGCTCGGCAAGCTCCTGCAGGAACTCGGCACGGAGCGCGGCCTCGGCATTGCGATCGACGTAACCCTGCATTCGATGCCGGTCTTTTATGCCGCGCTTCCCGGCGTCACGCCCGACAACGTCAATTGGGTCAGGCGCAAGCGCAACATGGTGCTCCGTTATTTCCGCAGCAGCTATGCTTCCGGGCTGAAACTCAGGAAGGACGGCAAGACGGTCGAGGACAATGGCCTCGACGGCGCCGATTACGCGCCGCATGGCGGCAGTTTTCCGATCAACGTCAAAGGCACGGGCTGCATCGGCGCGGTCACCGTCTCCGGCCTGCCGCAGCGCGACGATCACAATCTCGTCGTCGAGGCCCTCGCGCTGATGCTGGCGAAGGATCTCGATACGCTGCGTCTCTCTGCGCTGTGA
- a CDS encoding ABC transporter substrate-binding protein yields MTTETTSTKAAKGLSRRTLLKTGAAAVGAIAGSGAITGFPTIWAQTNITLRQFGTGVSNINAIAEKCKADLGITLEMTATDSDAAAQRAVTQPDSYDIADIEYWIAKKVYPTGVLQPMDVKKLKYYDKIVPLFINGKMKPDSVIAQGTAPHTVGFVEAQDAKKFAKEPTQWMTMVPTIYNADTLGIRPDLVGRDITSWADIMDPKFKGKTSILNIPSIGIMDAAMIMEAMGNIKYADKGNMTKEEIDKTIEFLIKAKGDGQFRAFWKSFDESVNLMASGEVVIQSMWSPAVAAVRSKGIACKYQPLKEGYRAWGGGLGLAAHLKGAQLDAAYEYINWYTSGWVGGYLNRQGYYSACMETAKNFMTADEWGYWIEGKPAQGDILSPEGKVMEKAGAVRDGGSFEARMGAVACWNSVMDEDRYMVRRWNEFIAA; encoded by the coding sequence ATGACGACTGAAACGACATCGACCAAGGCTGCGAAGGGTCTTTCCCGCCGCACGCTCTTGAAGACGGGTGCTGCCGCCGTCGGCGCCATCGCCGGCTCCGGCGCCATCACCGGCTTTCCCACTATCTGGGCGCAGACGAACATCACGCTTCGCCAGTTCGGCACCGGTGTTTCGAACATCAACGCCATCGCCGAGAAGTGCAAGGCCGACCTCGGCATCACTCTGGAAATGACGGCGACCGATTCCGACGCCGCCGCCCAGCGCGCCGTCACCCAGCCCGACAGCTACGACATCGCCGATATCGAATACTGGATCGCCAAGAAGGTGTATCCAACTGGCGTGCTGCAGCCGATGGACGTCAAGAAGCTCAAATATTACGACAAGATCGTGCCGCTCTTCATCAACGGCAAGATGAAGCCGGACAGCGTCATCGCCCAGGGCACGGCGCCGCATACTGTCGGCTTCGTCGAGGCGCAGGACGCCAAGAAGTTCGCCAAGGAGCCGACGCAGTGGATGACGATGGTTCCCACCATCTACAATGCCGACACGCTCGGCATTCGACCCGATCTCGTCGGCCGCGACATTACCAGCTGGGCCGACATCATGGATCCGAAGTTCAAGGGCAAGACTTCGATCCTCAATATCCCGTCGATCGGCATCATGGACGCGGCCATGATCATGGAAGCCATGGGCAACATCAAATATGCCGACAAGGGCAACATGACCAAGGAAGAGATCGACAAGACGATCGAATTCCTCATCAAGGCCAAGGGCGACGGCCAGTTCCGCGCCTTCTGGAAGAGCTTCGACGAGTCGGTCAATCTGATGGCTTCGGGCGAGGTCGTCATCCAGTCGATGTGGTCGCCAGCTGTCGCGGCCGTCCGCTCCAAGGGCATCGCCTGCAAATATCAGCCGCTCAAGGAAGGCTATCGCGCATGGGGTGGCGGCCTCGGCCTTGCCGCGCATCTCAAGGGCGCGCAGCTCGACGCGGCCTACGAATATATCAACTGGTATACGTCGGGCTGGGTCGGCGGCTACCTCAATCGCCAGGGCTACTATTCCGCCTGCATGGAAACCGCCAAGAACTTCATGACGGCAGACGAATGGGGTTACTGGATCGAAGGCAAGCCGGCACAGGGCGATATCCTCTCTCCGGAAGGCAAGGTCATGGAGAAAGCCGGTGCGGTGCGCGACGGCGGCTCCTTCGAAGCCCGCATGGGCGCCGTCGCCTGCTGGAACTCGGTCATGGACGAGGACCGCTACATGGTCCGCCGCTGGAACGAGTTCATCGCGGCGTAA